From Coffea arabica cultivar ET-39 chromosome 2e, Coffea Arabica ET-39 HiFi, whole genome shotgun sequence, the proteins below share one genomic window:
- the LOC113730026 gene encoding uncharacterized protein isoform X2 yields the protein MATPTGRLIQDQNLNVHSTGAPLGGKIDAYRATKNGALGGRRALNDISNSGKPSALQPSTKHNSINVVSTGKVLGAGKANMSKAPPEKVKGGGRKALSDLTNSAKPSVQHLSKKSQGQKLSAKDGENIQSAIKEEAFLHNHHDCIKAQRNVMNFGFFLDTVGIDKGSSLVLPETLELKKQDSPVKCLEMEEMPMILNENKVAECGDAEFLGFSSPISVKHTYENWKDDNFLGFTLKETPKLQKF from the exons ATGGCAACTCCAACTGGACGATTGATTCAAGATCAGAATCTGAACGTTCATTCTACAG GAGCTCCTCTTGGAGGAAAGATTGATGCCTACAGGGCTACCAAGAACGGAGCACTTGGTGGAAGAAGAGCACTTAATGATATATCAAATTCAGGGAAACCTTCTGCCCTTCAGCCATCAACAAAGCATAATTCCATAAATGTGGTTTCTACAGGAAAAGTTCTTGGTGCAGGCAAAGCAAATATGTCCAAGGCACCCCCGGAGAAAGTGAAAGGAGGTGGTAGAAAGGCTCTCAGTGACCTTACCAACTCTGCAAAGCCATCTGTTCAACATCTTTCTAAGAAGAGTCAAGGCCAGAAATTAAGTGCCAAAGATGGAGAGAACATTCAAAGTGCCATTAAGGAGGAGGCCTTTCTGCACAATCATCATGATTGCATAAAAGCACAGAGAAACGTAATGAACTTTGGCTTTTTTTTGGACACAGTTGGAATAGACAAAG GATCTTCATTGGTGCTTCCGGAAACATTGGAGTTGAAGAAG CAAGACAGCCCTGTGAAGTGCTTGGAAATGGAAGAAATGCCAATGATACTGAATGAAAATAAAGTTGCTGAATGCGGGGATGCTGAATTTCTGGGTTTCTCTTCACCCATATCAGTGAAACATACATATGAAAACTGGAAGGATGATAATTTTCTTGGTTTCACGTTGAAGGAGACACCAAAACTGCAGAAGTTCTAA
- the LOC113730027 gene encoding scarecrow-like protein 8, with protein sequence MSSGFSGGGGPDFFTSSGIATGRSTNPMMPTMNMNMNMNVTNPSQLPYRSALAGILPDPAAQIVHRGPDLIGKRSLTEFQQQHQLLQQQQQQQQHQQQMGGLGPLYSNLRNVKPRVNYQHASPISPLSPVDLSVISSLSPEASSISNSSSPMNPRYGRPILQQFRPQQQQQQQLQQPQPQPPRMMSNCGLTTTASLSNGNIIQPASSGGMPNRPNKFIPSNISSSSSVSFPNLFHNQRAVVPMPMSVGMVTPGKQLFSAPQDQTENKMMNKLQELEKQLFDDDDEGGCGGDAVSVVTNSEWSDTIHSLNMITTTNCKAISPSPTSSSSSCSSTSASPPIACPKQSIADVAVAISEGRMEAATEVLTRLAQVANPRGTSEQRLTAYMTSALRSRVNPTDYPPPVTELYTAEHSDSTQMLYEVSPCFKLGFTAANLAIQEAISGEQPADKLHVIDFDIGQGGQYEHLLHLLATMKADKPSVLKITTLVDSVNNGGEERLRAVRGNLEALANKLGVCLSLRVTSLRIGELNREKLGVESDEALAVNFAFRLYRLPDESVTTENLRDELLRRVKWLSPKVVTLVEQEMGGNTAPFVTRVKEACAYYGLLLDSLDATVGRDCPDRVRIEEGVGRKLANSVACEGRDRVERCEVFGKWRARMSMAGFELKPMSQTVGDSLRSKLHSVTRGSQGYTVNEQSGGVCFGWMGRTLTVASAWR encoded by the coding sequence ATGTCATCGGGGTTCTCCGGCGGTGGAGGGCCGGACTTTTTCACCAGCTCTGGAATCGCCACCGGAAGATCTACCAATCCGATGATGCCcaccatgaacatgaacatgaacatgaacGTGACCAACCCTTCGCAGCTACCCTACAGGTCAGCCCTGGCCGGAATTCTGCCGGACCCGGCTGCACAGATCGTCCACCGCGGCCCTGACTTGATCGGCAAACGATCTCTGACGGAGTTTCAACAGCAGCATCAATTACTCCAACAACAGCAACAGCAACAGCAACACCAGCAGCAAATGGGTGGCTTAGGACCGCTTTATAGTAATCTTCGCAACGTGAAGCCCAGGGTAAACTACCAGCACGCGTCTCCCATATCTCCTCTGTCGCCTGTAGATTTATCTGTTATCTCATCTCTTTCGCCTGAAGCCTCCTCCATTTCGAATTCTTCTTCGCCGATGAACCCTCGCTACGGCCGGCCTATTCTTCAACAATTCCGTccccagcagcagcagcagcagcagctacAACAACCACAACCACAACCACCACGGATGATGAGCAACTGCGGCTTGACTACGACTGCTAGTCTATCCAATGGAAACATCATCCAACCGGCCAGCTCTGGTGGTATGCCTAACCGACCTAACAAATTTATTCCGTCCAATATTAGCAGTAGCAGTAGCGTATCTTTTCCAAACTTGTTTCACAACCAGCGCGCAGTCGTGCCTATGCCCATGTCCGTGGGCATGGTTACCCCTGGCAAACAATTGTTCTCAGCACCTCAAGATCAGACGGAGAACAAGATGATGAATAAACTTCAGGAGCTAGAAAAGCAGCTCTTTGACGACGATGACGAAGGAGGCTGTGGCGGCGACGCTGTCTCCGTTGTTACGAACAGCGAGTGGTCTGACACGATTCACAGCTTGAACATGATCACCACAACCAACTGCAAGGCCATTTCTCCATCTCCGACATCATCATCGTCTTCCTGTTCATCGACCTCGGCTTCTCCGCCCATTGCTTGCCCCAAGCAGTCGATTGCTGATGTCGCCGTGGCAATTTCAGAAGGAAGGATGGAGGCCGCGACGGAGGTCCTCACGCGCCTTGCCCAGGTCGCTAACCCCAGGGGGACTTCCGAACAAAGGTTAACCGCTTACATGACCTCAGCACTCCGCTCGCGCGTGAACCCCACGGATTATCCCCCGCCGGTCACCGAGCTCTACACGGCGGAACACTCGGACTCAACCCAGATGTTGTACGAGGTATCACCCTGTTTCAAGCTGGGCTTCACGGCCGCAAATTTAGCAATTCAGGAAGCTATCTCCGGTGAGCAGCCAGCGGACAAGCTCCACGTCATCGATTTTGATATTGGTCAGGGCGGGCAGTACGAGCATTTGCTGCACTTGCTTGCGACGATGAAAGCTGACAAGCCCAGCGTTTTGAAGATCACTACTCTGGTGGATTCTGTGAATAATGGAGGGGAGGAGAGGCTGAGGGCCGTGCGCGGTAACCTCGAGGCATTGGCCAACAAGTTGGGCGTGTGCTTGAGCCTCAGAGTGACGAGTTTGAGGATTGGTGAGTTGAATCGGGAGAAGTTGGGGGTGGAATCTGACGAGGCTCTGGCAGTGAATTTTGCTTTCAGGCTGTACAGGTTGCCGGATGAGAGTGTCACGACGGAGAATTTGAGGGATGAGTTGCTCCGGCGGGTGAAATGGCTGTCGCCCAAGGTGGTAACCCTGGTGGAGCAAGAGATGGGCGGCAACACGGCGCCGTTTGTGACGCGCGTGAAGGAGGCGTGCGCTTACTACGGGCTGCTGTTGGACTCGCTGGACGCGACGGTGGGCAGGGATTGCCCGGACCGAGTCAGGATAGAGGAGGGGGTGGGTCGTAAGTTGGCCAACTCGGTTGCGTGCGAAGGGAGGGACCGCGTTGAAAGATGCGAGGTGTTCGGCAAGTGGCGGGCCCGGATGAGCATGGCCGGGTTCGAGCTCAAGCCCATGAGTCAAACCGTTGGTGACTCACTCCGTTCCAAACTCCACTCCGTGACACGTGGCAGTCAGGGTTACACCGTAAATGAACAGTCCGGTGGTGTCTGCTTCGGTTGGATGGGACGAACGCTCACCGTCGCATCTGCTTGGCGTTAA
- the LOC113730026 gene encoding uncharacterized protein isoform X1, which yields MATPTGRLIQDQNLNVHSTGAPLGGKIDAYRATKNGALGGRRALNDISNSGKPSALQPSTKHNSINVVSTGKVLGAGKANMSKAPPEKVKGGGRKALSDLTNSAKPSVQHLSKKSQGQKLSAKDGENIQSAIKEEAFLHNHHDCIKAQRNVMNFGFFLDTVGIDKAGSSLVLPETLELKKQDSPVKCLEMEEMPMILNENKVAECGDAEFLGFSSPISVKHTYENWKDDNFLGFTLKETPKLQKF from the exons ATGGCAACTCCAACTGGACGATTGATTCAAGATCAGAATCTGAACGTTCATTCTACAG GAGCTCCTCTTGGAGGAAAGATTGATGCCTACAGGGCTACCAAGAACGGAGCACTTGGTGGAAGAAGAGCACTTAATGATATATCAAATTCAGGGAAACCTTCTGCCCTTCAGCCATCAACAAAGCATAATTCCATAAATGTGGTTTCTACAGGAAAAGTTCTTGGTGCAGGCAAAGCAAATATGTCCAAGGCACCCCCGGAGAAAGTGAAAGGAGGTGGTAGAAAGGCTCTCAGTGACCTTACCAACTCTGCAAAGCCATCTGTTCAACATCTTTCTAAGAAGAGTCAAGGCCAGAAATTAAGTGCCAAAGATGGAGAGAACATTCAAAGTGCCATTAAGGAGGAGGCCTTTCTGCACAATCATCATGATTGCATAAAAGCACAGAGAAACGTAATGAACTTTGGCTTTTTTTTGGACACAGTTGGAATAGACAAAG CAGGATCTTCATTGGTGCTTCCGGAAACATTGGAGTTGAAGAAG CAAGACAGCCCTGTGAAGTGCTTGGAAATGGAAGAAATGCCAATGATACTGAATGAAAATAAAGTTGCTGAATGCGGGGATGCTGAATTTCTGGGTTTCTCTTCACCCATATCAGTGAAACATACATATGAAAACTGGAAGGATGATAATTTTCTTGGTTTCACGTTGAAGGAGACACCAAAACTGCAGAAGTTCTAA
- the LOC113730025 gene encoding proline--tRNA ligase, chloroplastic/mitochondrial, whose product MGALRLPSLTSLFATSARSPSLSRRRHHLCLPLRPLFVQSGTAEKEISPELDGLKANQNTRIVDKEKDRVITPRSQDFNAWYLDIISNAELADYGPVRGTMVIRPYGYAIWEAIQEYLNVKFKETGHSNMYFPQFIPYSFIEKEASHVEGFSPELALVTIGGGKELEEKLVVRPTSETIVNHMFTQWIHSYRDLPLMINQWANVTRWEMRTKPFIRTLEFLWQEGHTAHTTLEEAEKEALQMIDVYTKFAYEQAAIPVIAGRKSRVETFAGANRTYTIEAMMGDRKALQAGTSHNLGQNFSQAFGTQFTDENGQRQHVWQTSWAISTRFVGGIIMTHGDDTGLMLPPKLAPVQVVIVPIWKKADERTGVFNATSSVKDTLQAAGIKVKVDDSDQRTPGWKYNFWEMKGVPLRIEIGPRDVSSGTVVISRRDIPGKQGKVFGISMDCSILVAYVKGLLDEIQSCLLERATSFRDCNIVDVSSYDELKEAISQGKWARGPWSARDEDELKIKEETGATIRCFPFEQPQGTKSCLMTGSPAEEVAIFAKSY is encoded by the exons ATGGGGGCTTTAAGACTGCCCTCTCTTACATCACTTTTTGCTACCTCCGCCAGGTCACCGTCGTTATCTCGCCGGAGGCACCACCTCTGTCTTCCTCTACGGCCGCTCTTCGTGCAGAGCGGCACCGCCGAGAAGGAAATATCTCCGGAACTCGATGGCCTAAAAGCGAACCAGAATACTCGGATCGTGGACAAAGAAAAGGACCGGGTCATAACGCCACGCTCTCAGGACTTCAATGCTTGGTACTTAGACATCATTTCCAATGCGGAGCTCGCCGATTACGGCCCTGTTCGCGGCACCATGGTTATCCGCCCTTACGGTTACGCTATTTGGGAAGCTATTCAA GAATATTTGAATGTCAAGTTCAAGGAGACTGGTCATAGCAATATGTATTTTCCACAG TTTATACCTTATTCATTCATAGAGAAAGAAGCTAGTCATGTTGAGGGGTTTAGTCCAGAATTGGCGCTTGTCACTATTGGAGGAGGAAAGGAGCTGGAGGAAAAGCTTGTG GTCCGGCCAACAAGTGAAACAATTGTTAATCACATGTTCACTCAATGGATTCATAGTTATCGTGATCTTCCGCTCATGATCAACcag TGGGCAAATGTCACAAGGTGGGAAATGCGTACTAAACCATTCATAAGAACACTTGAATTCCTCTGGCAAGAGGGCCACACTGCTCATACCACTCTAGAGGAGGCAGAGAAAGAG GCATTGCAGATGATTGATGTCTATACAAAATTTGCTTATGAGCAAGCTGCCATACCTGTAATTGCAGGTCGTAAATCAAGGGTGGAAACATTTGCTGGAGCTAATAGAACCTACACAATTGAGGCAATGATGGGTGATCGAAAGGCTTTGCAGGCTGGAACAAGCCACAACCTTGGACAGAATTTTTCCCAGGCCTTCGGGACTCAG TTTACAGATGAAAATGGACAAAGGCAACATGTGTGGCAGACATCATGGGCTATTAGCACGCGATTTGTTGGAGGTATTATCATGACTCATGGGGATGACACGGGCTTAATGCTTCCACCTAAGCTGGCACCTGTACAG GTTGTGATTGTCCCAATATGGAAGAAAGCAGATGAGAGAACTGGAGTTTTTAATGCTACATCATCAGTGAAAGACACACTGCAAGCAGCTGGAATAAAGGTTAAGGTTGATGACTCTGATCAGAGAACACCTGGATGGAAGTATAACTTTTGGGAGATGAAG GGAGTACCTTTAAGAATTGAGATTGGACCTCGTGATGTGTCTAGTGGGACTGTGGTCATTTCGAGAAGAGATATTCctggaaaacaaggaaaagttttcggaatatcaatggattgttcaattttggttgCTTATGTTAAAGGGTTGCTGGATGAGATTCAGAGTTGTCTACTGGAGAGGGCAACCTCCTTTCGAGATTG TAATATTGTGGACGTTAGCTCTTATGATGAGCTTAAAGAAGCAATATCTCAAGGCAAATGGGCTAGGGGTCCTTGGTCAGCTAG GGACGAAGATGAGCTAAAGATCAAAGAAGAGACGGGGGCTACCATTAGATGCTTTCCTTTCGAACAGCCCCAGGGGACAAAATCATGCCTGATGACAGGCAGTCCGGCAGAAGAAGTGGCGATTTTCGCCAAATCTTACTAA